Proteins encoded within one genomic window of Gracilimonas sp.:
- a CDS encoding M23 family metallopeptidase, with product MGNKSIYFFSGWVCMLWLSLAALPQAASAQDWRLSANYNIQSVSLNYVPNRTYRGDIGAVSKGILEFELERYLFYRAYLAGKAEFLVHNQQSLFIGGPVNYEQFNLGALAGLQWPKVGVYGGVKLGGVWDVRVRATSPTNRNQTWVAPEKFTGQFTTGFTVGIKYYLLNFVRLQAEVNQTYNLPKNIVPQGSFTENPAFRSFDFNPVSFSVGISIGLPWSRPKKSEKRTKTKLPPLMRVSSVNFSSPLKDTFVTSEFGPRWNSEHQGIDLNAGLRDNIFAVEQGIVVKAGNGRGYGKMVRIKHSGGFESVYAHMSRINVKEGDRIRKGDVVGKAGNTGTSSGVHLHFEIIKDGKHVNPLSYIRF from the coding sequence ATGGGTAATAAAAGCATCTACTTTTTCTCTGGTTGGGTCTGTATGCTATGGCTGTCTCTTGCTGCTTTACCTCAAGCTGCCAGTGCCCAGGATTGGAGGCTTTCTGCCAACTATAACATTCAAAGCGTAAGCCTCAATTATGTCCCCAACCGAACTTATCGCGGCGATATCGGAGCTGTTTCTAAAGGAATACTTGAGTTTGAACTTGAGCGATATCTGTTTTACAGGGCTTATCTGGCCGGAAAAGCTGAGTTTTTAGTTCATAACCAACAAAGCCTTTTCATTGGCGGCCCCGTTAATTACGAGCAATTTAACCTGGGGGCTTTAGCCGGATTGCAATGGCCCAAAGTTGGAGTGTATGGTGGGGTTAAGTTAGGCGGTGTTTGGGATGTCCGCGTTCGGGCTACAAGCCCAACGAATAGAAACCAAACTTGGGTAGCGCCGGAAAAATTCACCGGTCAGTTTACTACTGGTTTTACGGTGGGTATCAAATATTATTTACTCAATTTTGTCCGGTTGCAAGCTGAGGTTAATCAAACCTATAACCTTCCCAAAAATATTGTTCCTCAGGGCAGTTTCACCGAAAACCCGGCTTTTAGATCCTTTGACTTCAATCCCGTTTCATTTTCTGTGGGTATTTCAATAGGCCTCCCTTGGAGCCGGCCCAAAAAGAGCGAAAAACGAACTAAAACCAAGCTTCCCCCTCTTATGCGTGTCTCCTCTGTGAATTTCTCTTCCCCGCTAAAGGACACTTTTGTTACCTCAGAATTTGGCCCCCGATGGAACAGTGAACATCAGGGAATAGATTTAAATGCCGGTTTACGAGATAATATTTTCGCTGTGGAACAGGGAATTGTAGTGAAGGCCGGAAATGGACGGGGCTATGGTAAGATGGTTCGTATAAAACATTCCGGCGGATTTGAATCGGTTTATGCACATATGAGCCGTATCAATGTAAAAGAGGGAGACCGTATCCGAAAGGGCGATGTCGTTGGCAAGGCGGGTAATACAGGAACCTCAAGCGGTGTACATCTTCATTTTGAAATTATTAAGGACGGAAAACATGTAAACCCACTCTCTTATATTCGTTTTTAG
- a CDS encoding nitroreductase family protein, protein MREAIFVPLTSYKEMPVKEMKRQAAEFYNKMKNRRTVRDFSGRPVPREIIEHCLLAAGTAPNGANKQPWHFVAVSDPEVKKKIRQEAEKEEREFYNRRAPEDWLEDLQPFGTDENKPFLEKAPYLIGIFAQSYKIDEYGEKEKHYYVKESVGIATGILITALHNAGLATLTHTPSPMGFLNEILGRPSYEKPFLLLVVGYPEEGVKVPDITKKSLEEISTFI, encoded by the coding sequence ATGCGAGAAGCCATTTTTGTCCCTCTAACTTCTTACAAAGAGATGCCGGTGAAAGAAATGAAGCGGCAGGCAGCGGAATTTTATAATAAGATGAAAAATCGCCGTACTGTGCGGGATTTTTCTGGCCGGCCTGTTCCTCGAGAAATCATTGAACATTGTTTGTTAGCAGCCGGAACCGCTCCAAATGGGGCTAATAAACAGCCCTGGCATTTTGTGGCTGTAAGCGACCCTGAAGTGAAAAAGAAAATTCGCCAAGAGGCAGAAAAGGAAGAGCGGGAATTTTACAATCGCCGTGCTCCCGAAGACTGGCTCGAAGATCTCCAACCCTTCGGAACGGATGAAAATAAGCCCTTCCTTGAAAAAGCTCCGTACTTAATCGGAATATTTGCCCAAAGCTATAAAATTGATGAATACGGAGAAAAAGAGAAGCATTATTACGTAAAAGAGTCTGTTGGTATAGCCACCGGGATTTTAATAACCGCACTCCATAATGCCGGGTTGGCAACACTTACGCACACCCCAAGCCCCATGGGGTTTTTAAATGAAATTTTGGGAAGGCCTTCCTATGAAAAACCATTTTTGTTACTCGTTGTTGGTTATCCGGAGGAGGGGGTTAAAGTGCCGGACATCACTAAAAAATCGCTGGAAGAAATTTCTACTTTTATCTGA
- a CDS encoding TlpA disulfide reductase family protein, with amino-acid sequence MTEKDPHSKKSAFKKELIQWAVIILIGAGLYVTGYHTEVIGKLQSVLLYTGILQPDTEESVVHGRSADYNMPLLTLDGERTSLAEFKGKTIFMNLWATWCPPCIAEMPNIQRLYDNIEDENIVFVMASLDDDPQKARDFIARKGFTFPVYSVLAKPRIYDSSVVPTTYVISPQGNILMEHRGMAKYDTNDFKEFLIAVAKQKDS; translated from the coding sequence ATGACTGAAAAAGATCCTCATTCCAAAAAATCTGCCTTTAAAAAAGAACTCATACAGTGGGCTGTTATTATTTTGATTGGTGCCGGTTTGTATGTTACCGGATATCATACCGAAGTAATTGGCAAGCTTCAAAGCGTATTACTCTATACCGGTATTCTCCAGCCCGACACGGAGGAGTCTGTTGTTCATGGCCGCAGTGCAGACTACAACATGCCTCTTCTCACCCTTGACGGAGAACGTACTTCACTTGCCGAATTCAAAGGAAAAACCATCTTTATGAATCTTTGGGCCACTTGGTGTCCGCCCTGTATAGCTGAGATGCCGAATATCCAACGGTTATATGATAATATTGAAGATGAAAATATAGTGTTTGTAATGGCCTCACTGGATGATGATCCCCAAAAAGCGCGGGACTTCATAGCCCGGAAAGGATTCACATTCCCGGTTTATTCAGTTCTTGCAAAGCCCCGTATATATGATAGTTCAGTAGTACCGACCACCTACGTTATTTCTCCGCAAGGGAATATTCTGATGGAACACCGCGGAATGGCAAAATACGATACCAATGATTTTAAAGAATTTTTAATCGCTGTCGCCAAACAAAAAGATAGTTAG
- a CDS encoding VOC family protein yields the protein MEKVISGIQQIGIGIPDVYKATEWYRKYFGMDIKVFEDAATAELMLPYTGGKPHDRTAILTLNMKGGGGFEIWQYTSRTPQPADFDLMIGDLGINCAKIKSIDVPDTFEEMEKAGLQVLTSLEKSPAGNYNFFVKDFNGNIFHVVQGHDFFKKKTPTSTGGVSGAVIGSTDIEKSRTLYSDILGYNEVVYDETGSFSDFKGLPGGEHTFRRVLLKHSKPRQGGFGKMFGPTEIELIEVHGRKPRKLFKDRYWGDLGFIHLCFDIQGMDMLEKELESNGFPFTVDSANSFDMGEAAGRFTYVEDPDGTLIEFVETHKVPIMKKLGWYIDMTKRDPEKNLPNWIINALRFSRMKPQK from the coding sequence ATGGAAAAAGTAATTTCAGGCATTCAACAGATTGGTATCGGTATTCCTGATGTTTACAAGGCAACAGAGTGGTACCGAAAATATTTCGGCATGGATATCAAGGTTTTTGAAGATGCTGCCACCGCAGAATTAATGCTTCCATATACGGGGGGGAAGCCCCATGACCGCACCGCTATACTTACACTAAACATGAAAGGCGGCGGCGGGTTTGAAATCTGGCAATATACCAGCCGAACTCCTCAACCTGCTGATTTTGACCTGATGATTGGAGATCTTGGCATTAACTGTGCCAAAATAAAATCCATAGATGTTCCGGACACCTTTGAAGAAATGGAAAAAGCAGGCCTGCAGGTTTTAACGTCACTGGAAAAAAGTCCGGCTGGTAATTATAACTTTTTTGTGAAAGATTTTAACGGCAATATTTTTCATGTGGTTCAGGGGCACGACTTCTTTAAGAAAAAAACCCCGACATCTACCGGCGGGGTTTCCGGGGCTGTAATTGGCTCCACAGATATTGAAAAATCCCGGACTCTTTACTCTGACATTTTAGGATATAATGAAGTGGTGTATGATGAAACCGGTTCTTTTAGTGATTTCAAGGGGCTGCCCGGCGGAGAGCACACATTCCGCAGAGTGCTACTCAAACATTCAAAGCCCCGGCAAGGGGGCTTTGGCAAAATGTTTGGCCCTACAGAAATTGAGCTGATTGAGGTGCATGGAAGAAAACCGCGCAAACTCTTTAAAGATCGTTATTGGGGTGATTTGGGATTCATCCATCTTTGCTTTGATATTCAGGGCATGGATATGCTGGAAAAAGAACTTGAATCAAACGGCTTCCCATTCACCGTTGACTCTGCCAACAGCTTTGATATGGGAGAAGCCGCCGGCCGGTTTACTTACGTGGAAGACCCCGACGGTACCCTCATTGAGTTTGTGGAAACGCACAAAGTACCTATCATGAAAAAGCTTGGATGGTATATTGATATGACCAAGCGTGATCCTGAAAAAAACTTACCAAACTGGATCATTAATGCCCTTCGTTTCAGCCGGATGAAACCCCAAAAATAA
- the tyrA gene encoding bifunctional chorismate mutase/prephenate dehydrogenase, with amino-acid sequence MSHRHKDLESPRKRIDEIDEQILDLLSERGEIVRDVIRRKVENQLPVFVPAREEEKSKAFKDLAKNKGIDPEWAEDFLRMIMTASRATQSQETFPIATEAPKHILFIGGEGGMGKLYKRIADQTGHVTYSIDKGNWYELEEMAPKLHMVIVTVPINVTENVIERLTGRLKKETILADFTSNKSNPILAMLKAHDGPVIGLHPMHGPDVHNLSKQLMVFCDARTGEKANWFKDQCELWGMRVIEADPEKHDHVMHLVQGLRHFVALLHGSFMEHYDLKPSDMLDYSSPIYRAELMMTGRIFAQDAELYADIVFANKERRDLLMKFFDHHKKLAELVEKNDREGFIKEFEGVTDFFGKFATQALTESGYLINRLADRFA; translated from the coding sequence GACCTGCTTTCTGAGCGGGGTGAAATTGTTCGGGATGTCATCAGGCGAAAAGTTGAAAATCAGCTTCCGGTTTTCGTGCCTGCGCGCGAGGAGGAAAAATCCAAGGCCTTTAAAGATTTGGCAAAGAATAAAGGGATTGATCCTGAGTGGGCAGAAGATTTTCTGCGGATGATAATGACGGCTTCAAGAGCAACACAATCTCAGGAAACCTTCCCCATTGCAACCGAGGCCCCCAAACATATTCTGTTTATTGGAGGCGAAGGCGGTATGGGGAAATTGTACAAAAGGATTGCAGATCAAACGGGGCATGTAACTTATTCCATTGATAAAGGGAATTGGTATGAATTAGAGGAAATGGCACCAAAACTGCATATGGTGATTGTTACCGTACCAATTAATGTAACGGAAAATGTGATTGAGCGACTGACCGGGCGGCTGAAAAAGGAAACCATTTTAGCCGATTTTACCAGCAATAAATCCAATCCGATTCTGGCAATGCTCAAGGCACATGATGGGCCGGTAATTGGCCTTCACCCTATGCACGGCCCCGATGTTCACAATCTATCCAAGCAATTGATGGTTTTTTGTGATGCGAGAACCGGAGAAAAAGCAAATTGGTTTAAGGATCAATGTGAGCTTTGGGGGATGCGGGTGATTGAGGCTGATCCGGAAAAACATGATCATGTAATGCACTTGGTTCAAGGATTACGCCACTTTGTAGCCCTGCTTCATGGATCTTTTATGGAGCATTATGACTTGAAACCTTCTGATATGCTTGACTACTCCTCGCCAATTTATCGGGCTGAACTAATGATGACCGGCCGTATTTTTGCGCAGGATGCAGAACTTTATGCAGACATTGTTTTTGCCAACAAAGAAAGGCGAGACTTACTGATGAAATTTTTTGATCATCATAAAAAGCTGGCTGAATTAGTGGAAAAAAATGATCGAGAGGGCTTTATTAAAGAGTTTGAAGGTGTAACGGACTTCTTTGGAAAATTTGCAACTCAAGCGCTAACGGAAAGCGGATACCTGATAAACCGCCTGGCAGATCGGTTTGCATAA